A section of the Quatrionicoccus australiensis genome encodes:
- the icmF gene encoding fused isobutyryl-CoA mutase/GTPase IcmF: MTDLSVAKKLMPYKPKNKVRFVTAASLFDGHDASINIMRRILQSTGSEVIHLGHNRSVQEIVNAALQEDAQGICITSYQGGHVEFFKYMIDLLKANGGEHIKVFGGGGGVIVPSEIKELHAYGVTRIYAPEDGVHMGLQGMINEVVEKSDFDVADEGVPGVEQVLAGLQAGDKRLLARVITLLENGEAPALKEPLLKAAAALSVPVLGITGTGGAGKSSLTDEIVRRFRLDQGDTVKIGMVSIDPSRKRTGGALLGDRIRMNAIEHPNIFMRSLATRDTGSEISVALPEVIAACKLAGFDLVIVETSGIGQGNAAIVPFVDLSLYVMTPEFGAASQLEKIDMLDFADFVAINKFDRKGAEDALRDVRKQYQRNREAFTTPTDDMPVFGTQAARFNDDGVTALYQALVPALSEKGLKLAQGKLPLVTVKQSSSQRAIVPAQRVRYLAEIADAVRGYHAHTDEQVKIARERQSLRISQGIFAACDKSTADFAEMLSFKDGQQDPKAKKLLDMWPATVEAYAGDEYVVKIRDKEIRTKLVSESLSGTKIRKVILPKFGDDGETLRFLMRENVPGSFPYTAGVFAFKREGEDPTRMFAGEGDAFRTNRRFKRVSEGMPAHRLSTAFDSVTLYGCDPDERPDIYGKIGNSGVSIATLDDLKVLYDGFDLLAPSTSVSMTINGPAPIILACFFNTAIDQQMVKFEQQNGRQPTEDEAEKIREWTLSTVRGTVQADILKEDQGQNTCIFSTEFALKMMGDIQEFFVHNQVQNFYSVSISGYHIAEAGANPISQLAFTLSNGFTYVESYLARGMKIDDFAPNLSFFFSNGMDPEYSVIGRVARRIWAVAMKNKYGANERSQKLKYHIQTSGRSLHAQEMDFNDIRTTLQALIAIYDNCNSLHTNAYDEAITTPTEESVRRAMAIQLIINREWGVAKNENPNQGAFVIDELTDLVEEAVLKEFEAIASRGGVLGAMETGYQRGKIQEESMYYEHKKHDGSYPIIGVNTFLNPKGMAQQEIELARSTEEEKQSQISRLRDFQARNASTAPAMLEKLKQTVIEDGNVFAVLVEAVRHCSLGQISSALYEVGGQYRRSM, translated from the coding sequence ATGACCGATCTTTCCGTTGCCAAGAAGCTGATGCCCTACAAGCCGAAAAACAAGGTGCGTTTCGTCACCGCCGCCTCGCTGTTCGACGGCCATGACGCCTCTATCAACATCATGCGCCGCATCCTGCAGTCGACCGGTTCGGAAGTGATCCACCTCGGCCACAACCGTTCGGTGCAGGAAATCGTCAATGCGGCGCTGCAGGAAGACGCGCAGGGCATCTGCATCACCAGTTACCAGGGCGGCCACGTCGAGTTCTTCAAGTACATGATCGACCTGCTCAAGGCCAATGGCGGCGAGCACATCAAGGTCTTCGGCGGTGGCGGCGGTGTCATCGTGCCGTCCGAAATCAAGGAACTGCACGCCTACGGCGTGACCCGCATCTACGCGCCGGAAGACGGCGTGCACATGGGCCTGCAGGGCATGATCAACGAAGTCGTCGAGAAATCCGACTTTGATGTCGCCGATGAAGGCGTGCCCGGCGTCGAGCAGGTTCTCGCCGGTCTGCAGGCCGGCGACAAGCGTCTGCTGGCGCGCGTCATCACCCTGCTTGAAAACGGCGAAGCGCCGGCCCTCAAGGAGCCGCTGCTCAAGGCCGCCGCCGCACTGAGCGTACCCGTGCTCGGCATCACCGGCACCGGCGGCGCCGGCAAGTCGTCGCTGACCGACGAGATCGTGCGCCGCTTCCGCCTCGATCAGGGCGATACCGTCAAGATCGGCATGGTTTCCATCGATCCGTCGCGCAAACGCACCGGCGGCGCGCTGCTTGGTGACCGCATCCGCATGAACGCCATCGAGCATCCGAACATCTTCATGCGTTCGCTGGCTACCCGCGATACCGGCAGCGAAATCTCGGTGGCGCTGCCCGAGGTCATCGCCGCCTGCAAGCTGGCCGGCTTCGACCTGGTCATTGTCGAGACTTCCGGCATCGGCCAGGGCAACGCGGCGATCGTGCCTTTCGTCGATCTGTCGCTGTACGTGATGACGCCGGAGTTCGGCGCCGCCTCGCAACTCGAGAAGATCGACATGCTCGACTTCGCCGATTTCGTCGCGATCAACAAGTTCGACCGCAAGGGCGCCGAGGATGCGCTGCGCGATGTGCGCAAGCAGTACCAGCGCAACCGCGAAGCCTTCACGACGCCGACCGACGACATGCCGGTGTTCGGCACGCAGGCCGCCCGCTTCAACGACGACGGCGTCACCGCGCTGTACCAGGCGCTGGTCCCGGCGCTCAGCGAAAAGGGCCTGAAACTGGCCCAGGGCAAGCTGCCGCTGGTTACCGTCAAACAGTCTTCCAGCCAGCGTGCCATCGTGCCGGCCCAGCGCGTGCGCTATCTGGCCGAAATCGCCGATGCTGTACGTGGCTACCATGCGCACACCGACGAGCAGGTCAAGATTGCCCGCGAGCGCCAGTCGCTGCGCATCTCGCAGGGCATTTTTGCCGCCTGCGACAAGTCGACCGCTGATTTCGCCGAGATGCTGTCCTTCAAGGACGGTCAACAGGATCCGAAGGCCAAAAAGCTGCTCGACATGTGGCCGGCCACCGTCGAAGCCTATGCTGGCGACGAATATGTCGTGAAAATCCGCGACAAGGAAATCCGTACCAAGCTGGTCTCGGAATCGCTGTCCGGCACCAAGATCAGGAAGGTCATCCTGCCCAAGTTCGGCGATGACGGCGAAACCCTGCGTTTCCTGATGCGCGAGAACGTGCCCGGCTCCTTCCCCTACACCGCCGGCGTCTTCGCCTTCAAGCGCGAGGGCGAAGATCCGACCCGGATGTTTGCCGGCGAAGGCGACGCCTTCCGCACCAACCGCCGCTTCAAGCGCGTCTCCGAAGGCATGCCGGCGCACCGCCTGTCGACGGCTTTCGACTCGGTGACGCTGTACGGCTGCGACCCGGACGAACGTCCGGACATCTACGGCAAGATCGGCAATTCCGGCGTTTCGATCGCGACACTCGACGACCTCAAGGTGCTCTACGACGGCTTCGACCTGCTGGCGCCCAGCACTTCGGTGTCGATGACCATCAACGGCCCGGCACCGATCATCCTGGCCTGCTTCTTCAACACCGCCATCGACCAGCAGATGGTCAAGTTCGAACAGCAGAACGGTCGCCAGCCGACCGAAGACGAAGCCGAGAAAATCCGCGAATGGACGCTGTCGACCGTGCGCGGCACGGTGCAGGCCGACATTCTCAAGGAAGACCAGGGCCAGAACACCTGCATCTTCAGCACCGAATTCGCGCTCAAGATGATGGGCGACATCCAGGAATTTTTCGTCCACAACCAGGTGCAGAACTTCTACTCGGTGTCGATCTCCGGCTATCACATCGCCGAAGCCGGCGCCAACCCGATCAGCCAGCTCGCCTTCACGCTGTCCAACGGCTTCACCTACGTGGAAAGCTATCTGGCCCGCGGCATGAAGATCGACGACTTCGCGCCCAACCTGTCCTTCTTCTTCTCTAACGGCATGGACCCGGAATACTCGGTGATCGGCCGCGTCGCCCGCCGCATCTGGGCCGTCGCCATGAAGAACAAGTATGGCGCCAATGAGCGCAGCCAGAAGCTGAAGTACCACATCCAGACTTCCGGCCGTTCGCTGCACGCGCAGGAAATGGACTTCAACGACATCCGCACGACGCTGCAGGCGCTGATCGCCATCTACGACAACTGCAACTCGCTGCACACCAACGCCTACGACGAAGCGATCACGACGCCGACCGAGGAAAGCGTGCGCCGCGCCATGGCCATCCAGCTCATCATCAACCGCGAATGGGGCGTCGCCAAGAACGAGAACCCGAACCAGGGCGCCTTCGTCATCGACGAACTGACCGACCTCGTGGAAGAAGCCGTGCTCAAGGAATTCGAAGCCATCGCCTCACGCGGCGGCGTGCTCGGCGCCATGGAAACCGGCTACCAGCGCGGCAAGATCCAGGAAGAGTCGATGTACTACGAGCACAAGAAGCACGACGGCTCCTACCCGATCATCGGCGTGAATACCTTCCTCAACCCGAAGGGCATGGCGCAGCAGGAAATCGAACTGGCGCGTTCGACGGAAGAGGAAAAGCAGTCGCAGATCAGCCGCCTGCGCGATTTCCAGGCGCGCAACGCGTCGACCGCGCCGGCCATGCTGGAAAAGCTCAAGCAGACCGTGATCGAGGACGGCAACGTCTTCGCCGTGCTGGTCGAGGCGGTTCG